In Mongoliitalea daihaiensis, one DNA window encodes the following:
- a CDS encoding nucleotidyltransferase, which produces MDFQFAYQRAETRLLDGLQIKVVSLDDLILLKQAAVRGRDKERDNEDLNFLNRLKETLRKK; this is translated from the coding sequence CCTATCAAAGAGCTGAAACGCGTCTCTTGGACGGTTTACAAATTAAAGTAGTTTCTTTGGATGATTTGATTTTATTGAAGCAAGCAGCAGTAAGGGGGCGTGATAAGGAAAGAGATAATGAAGACCTGAACTTTTTAAATAGGCTGAAAGAAACGCTAAGAAAAAAATAA
- a CDS encoding DUF4382 domain-containing protein, which translates to MLQLKKFNWILGLFMLPFLACDSLDRDESISEGMARVNVFLVDAPAAFDEVWVEVVAVEILPKGGREENESAWLNLPYERNNGKINLLTLTGGNSENLGAIEVPAGEISQIRLILGTDNYIISDGQRLNLTTPSAQQSGLKLKVDKPIQAGVSYDLVIDFDVARSIVRAGNSGQFILRPVLRVVAEALATLEGTVLPLEAGPVSVQAILGQDTVGTFTNENGIFVMRGLREGTYNVLLTPNEDFEPLLLEGLVLTAGETKRLEPEQLIQATEEVEGD; encoded by the coding sequence ATGTTACAATTGAAAAAATTTAACTGGATTTTGGGTCTTTTTATGTTGCCTTTCTTGGCTTGTGATAGCTTAGACCGAGATGAGAGCATCTCCGAAGGTATGGCCCGTGTAAATGTTTTTCTAGTGGATGCCCCCGCTGCTTTTGATGAAGTTTGGGTGGAAGTAGTAGCTGTAGAAATTTTACCTAAAGGTGGACGAGAAGAAAACGAAAGCGCTTGGCTGAACTTACCCTACGAACGAAATAATGGTAAAATCAACCTCTTAACATTAACAGGAGGAAACTCCGAAAATTTAGGTGCTATTGAAGTGCCTGCAGGAGAAATTTCCCAAATCAGATTGATTTTGGGTACTGACAACTACATAATTTCCGATGGACAGCGACTTAATTTAACTACACCAAGCGCACAACAAAGCGGATTGAAATTGAAAGTAGACAAACCAATCCAAGCAGGTGTAAGCTATGATTTGGTTATTGATTTTGATGTGGCACGATCTATTGTGAGGGCAGGTAATTCTGGACAGTTTATTTTAAGACCTGTCTTGCGTGTTGTAGCAGAAGCTTTAGCCACTTTAGAAGGTACAGTGTTGCCTTTGGAAGCAGGACCAGTATCTGTACAGGCAATTCTTGGACAGGATACCGTAGGTACCTTCACTAATGAAAATGGAATTTTTGTGATGAGAGGATTGAGAGAAGGAACGTACAATGTATTGTTGACTCCAAATGAAGACTTTGAACCTTTACTCTTAGAAGGATTGGTATTGACAGCAGGCGAAACCAAGCGATTGGAACCTGAACAATTAATCCAGGCAACGGAAGAAGTGGAAGGA